From a region of the Burkholderia lata genome:
- a CDS encoding acetone carboxylase subunit gamma translates to MKVLITETLRIDLGTEQWECRRCGHAHGSARDNYKRGLLVHDRDPREIHKPLLDPNRYARTYSPDPDWCRILEYYCPECGVLVEAEYLPPGHPPLHDIDLDIDALKLQWKDREEMTEPAQAPDLALERVKLQRALHAAAHHRHAVGAGTDASST, encoded by the coding sequence ATGAAAGTCCTGATTACCGAAACCCTGCGCATCGATCTCGGCACGGAGCAATGGGAATGCCGGCGCTGCGGTCATGCGCACGGCAGCGCGCGCGACAACTACAAGCGCGGCCTGCTCGTCCACGATCGCGATCCGCGCGAGATCCACAAGCCGCTGCTCGATCCGAACCGCTACGCACGTACGTACTCGCCGGACCCGGACTGGTGCCGGATTCTCGAATACTACTGCCCGGAATGCGGCGTGCTCGTCGAAGCCGAATACCTGCCGCCCGGCCATCCGCCGCTGCACGACATCGATCTCGACATCGACGCGTTGAAGCTGCAATGGAAGGATCGCGAGGAGATGACGGAGCCCGCGCAGGCGCCCGATCTTGCACTCGAACGCGTGAAGCTGCAGCGCGCGCTGCATGCGGCCGCCCATCATCGCCACGCAGTCGGTGCCGGCACCGACGCGTCGTCCACTTGA
- a CDS encoding hydantoinase/oxoprolinase family protein: MKRVSVDIGGTFTDCFVAWGDHCVEGKSLTTHHNLAVGFNDSLADACRQLELTPTQLLSEVDSVRYATTLGTNALIERKGPRVGLLVTTGFKHTVPLSRARGYGEGLSEHEQMDIPNAARPEPLVAIPLIREIRERVDYVGQVFWTLDEDDVRLRIRELVDAGAQALVVMFTNSVVNPVHELRVREIFLEEYPAHMLGAIPMLLSHQVVGRKGEYSRATSSIIDAFLHQIMYHGLGTLELNLRQQGYTKPMLVNHNSGGMAQLNSTDALQTVHSGPVSGIAASEYLAAAAELGNVVATDMGGTSFDIGIVVQGGQKFYDFNPVIDRWLVSVPMVHLVALGAGGGSIARYERMYKTVEIGPQSAGSDPGPACYDRGGQHPTVTDADLLLGYLDPKNYANGRIPLNPRRAKQAMQDDLCDVLDLDVIETAKLIKKQVDASMANGIATELRTRGFEPKEFTVLAYGGNGPLHACGIASALGVAKVLAPPYSSTFSACGAGTVNQMHIHEMNTWTVLFNPNTKSFFLDFDTFNRGVEELERRGREDLERQGMDPSQIRYRLELDMRYGNQRVQTAVVTPISRLKTQRDVLTLMELFHESYGSRFGDGSQSPETGVRINTLRVCAYVEQPSVKFAKLAVSDSPLPPPEPVGYRECHFVGHDGPQRTAIYDDRARAERTQIEGPAVITTRATTFLVEPGWIYQATAQGGAWFLRK; this comes from the coding sequence ATGAAACGTGTTTCCGTCGACATTGGCGGCACCTTCACCGATTGCTTCGTGGCATGGGGCGATCATTGCGTCGAAGGCAAGTCGCTCACGACGCACCACAATCTGGCGGTCGGTTTCAACGATTCGCTGGCCGACGCATGCCGCCAGCTCGAACTGACGCCGACCCAGCTGCTGTCCGAAGTCGATTCGGTGCGCTACGCGACGACGCTCGGCACCAACGCGCTGATCGAGCGCAAGGGCCCGCGCGTCGGCCTGCTCGTCACGACGGGCTTCAAGCACACGGTGCCGCTGTCGCGGGCCCGCGGCTACGGGGAAGGGCTGTCCGAACACGAGCAGATGGACATTCCGAATGCGGCACGCCCGGAGCCACTCGTGGCGATTCCGCTGATCCGCGAGATCCGCGAGCGTGTCGACTACGTTGGCCAGGTGTTCTGGACACTCGACGAGGACGATGTGCGCTTGCGCATCCGCGAGCTCGTCGACGCCGGTGCGCAGGCACTCGTCGTGATGTTCACGAACAGCGTCGTGAACCCGGTGCACGAACTGCGCGTGCGCGAGATCTTCCTCGAGGAGTACCCGGCGCACATGCTCGGCGCGATCCCGATGCTGTTGTCGCACCAGGTGGTCGGCCGCAAGGGCGAGTATTCGCGCGCGACGTCGTCGATCATCGACGCGTTCCTGCATCAGATCATGTACCACGGGCTCGGCACGCTGGAGCTGAACCTGCGCCAGCAGGGCTATACGAAGCCGATGCTCGTCAATCACAACTCGGGCGGGATGGCGCAACTCAACTCGACCGATGCGCTGCAGACCGTCCACTCGGGGCCGGTGTCGGGCATCGCCGCGAGCGAGTACCTGGCGGCGGCCGCCGAACTGGGCAACGTCGTCGCGACCGACATGGGCGGCACGAGCTTCGACATCGGGATCGTCGTGCAGGGCGGGCAGAAGTTCTACGACTTCAACCCGGTGATCGATCGCTGGCTCGTCAGCGTGCCGATGGTGCACCTCGTCGCGCTGGGCGCGGGCGGCGGCTCGATCGCGCGCTACGAGCGGATGTACAAGACGGTCGAGATCGGCCCGCAGTCGGCCGGCTCCGATCCGGGGCCCGCGTGTTACGACCGCGGCGGCCAGCATCCGACCGTCACCGACGCGGACCTGCTGCTCGGCTATCTCGATCCGAAGAACTACGCGAACGGCCGCATTCCGCTGAATCCGCGTCGCGCGAAGCAGGCGATGCAGGACGACCTGTGCGACGTGCTCGATCTCGACGTGATCGAAACCGCCAAGCTGATCAAGAAGCAGGTCGACGCGTCGATGGCGAACGGCATCGCCACCGAATTGCGCACGCGCGGCTTCGAGCCGAAGGAATTCACGGTGCTCGCATACGGCGGCAACGGGCCGCTGCATGCGTGCGGGATCGCGTCCGCGCTCGGGGTCGCGAAAGTGCTGGCGCCGCCGTATTCGTCGACGTTCTCCGCGTGCGGGGCGGGGACGGTGAACCAGATGCATATCCACGAAATGAACACGTGGACGGTGCTGTTCAACCCGAACACGAAATCGTTCTTCCTGGATTTCGACACGTTCAACCGCGGCGTCGAGGAGCTCGAGCGGCGCGGGCGCGAGGATCTGGAGCGGCAGGGGATGGACCCGTCGCAGATCCGCTACCGGCTCGAACTCGACATGCGTTACGGCAACCAGCGCGTGCAGACGGCGGTCGTCACGCCGATCTCGCGCCTGAAGACGCAGCGCGACGTGCTGACGCTGATGGAGCTGTTCCACGAGAGTTACGGCTCGCGCTTCGGGGACGGCTCGCAAAGCCCGGAAACCGGCGTGCGGATCAACACGCTGCGTGTTTGCGCGTACGTCGAACAGCCGTCGGTGAAGTTCGCGAAGCTCGCGGTCAGCGACAGCCCGCTGCCGCCGCCGGAGCCGGTCGGCTACCGCGAATGCCACTTCGTCGGGCACGACGGCCCGCAACGCACCGCCATCTACGACGACCGCGCCCGTGCCGAGCGCACGCAGATCGAAGGGCCAGCCGTCATCACGACCCGCGCGACGACGTTCCTCGTCGAGCCGGGCTGGATCTATCAGGCGACGGCCCAGGGCGGCGCGTGGTTCCTGCGCAAGTAA
- a CDS encoding hydantoinase B/oxoprolinase family protein has protein sequence MQNDINAEDRALLDKFIADNTLFLGPDPEIMRNHSILPRSKLENEVLERGVDPHQVHHVRGLINSALSEAFTMVNQMGAAPGAKWGDLVTAIYTAQGDLSMIAPHGIIAFAACCFYPIRFIIKNWVNDPTVGVKDGDGFIHNDARYGGIHNTDQSMMMPLFYKGELVCWLSSTIHEGENGSTEPGGLPAKAESKYDEGIKMPPFKIVENFELKRDLVTFLQNSVRDPRLQLEDMKVKLHAVLRLRERIIALLDQYGRDALIGTLRTHLEDVETEMRRRIRELPDGTTRVLQFMDSSLRENALQKISCAITVKGDRMVMDFRGSAPQFMNRSVNTNIASFKAALCTGLLQNIWPDLPHTMAVLSPIEIITDRNSILDAEGEMPQAMSLMPLFKGCVVWTIPMNKLSYSLPHRYSAVIASQYDQAATFIYGGLTQHGDVTGNFCADINGNGQGARSHADGEHSISPVFGFMCDTGEHEIAEEDTPIIRLGAQRLAKDRIGWGKYRGGMGYEQIATARGSGLWGFMTGCEGSKFPSAQGLFGGYSCPSYQLMKIKGINIFKVLEENPKAVDTFDIVELMNKRPIPGAQYSSHDMGMTFEICNEGEIYMICQGSGGGYGDVLERDPALVMKDLREELMSHENARDIYKVVYDEETLVVDVEATAEARAAERLARIARGKPFDAFCDAWVTPEPPATLPYFGSWNDRTEIYATTLGQRVRMPADAIQGAFMLDPKDVRIAELEAQLADKAAQA, from the coding sequence ATGCAAAACGACATCAATGCGGAAGACCGGGCGCTGCTCGACAAGTTCATCGCCGACAACACGCTGTTTCTCGGCCCCGATCCCGAGATCATGCGCAATCACAGCATCCTGCCGCGCTCGAAGCTGGAGAACGAAGTGCTGGAGCGCGGCGTCGACCCGCACCAGGTTCACCATGTGCGCGGGCTGATCAACTCGGCGCTGTCCGAAGCGTTCACGATGGTGAACCAGATGGGCGCGGCGCCGGGCGCGAAGTGGGGCGACCTCGTCACCGCGATCTACACCGCGCAGGGCGACCTGTCGATGATCGCGCCGCACGGGATCATCGCGTTCGCCGCGTGCTGCTTCTATCCGATCCGCTTCATCATCAAGAACTGGGTGAACGACCCGACGGTCGGCGTGAAGGACGGCGACGGCTTCATCCACAACGACGCGCGCTACGGCGGCATCCACAACACCGACCAGTCGATGATGATGCCGCTGTTCTACAAGGGCGAACTCGTGTGCTGGCTGTCGTCGACGATCCACGAGGGCGAGAACGGCTCGACCGAGCCGGGCGGGCTGCCGGCCAAGGCCGAGAGCAAGTACGACGAAGGCATCAAGATGCCGCCGTTCAAGATCGTCGAGAACTTCGAGCTGAAGCGCGACCTCGTCACGTTCCTGCAGAACTCGGTGCGCGACCCGCGCCTGCAGCTCGAGGACATGAAGGTGAAGCTGCACGCGGTGCTGCGCCTGCGCGAGCGGATCATCGCGCTGCTCGACCAGTATGGGCGTGACGCGCTGATCGGCACGTTGCGCACGCACCTGGAAGACGTCGAAACGGAGATGCGCCGCCGCATTCGCGAGTTGCCCGACGGCACGACGCGCGTGCTGCAGTTCATGGATTCGAGCCTGCGCGAAAACGCGCTGCAGAAGATCTCGTGTGCGATCACCGTGAAGGGCGACCGGATGGTGATGGATTTCCGCGGCTCGGCACCGCAGTTCATGAACCGTTCGGTCAATACCAACATCGCGTCGTTCAAGGCGGCGCTGTGCACGGGCCTGCTGCAGAACATCTGGCCCGACCTGCCGCATACGATGGCCGTGCTGTCGCCGATCGAGATCATCACCGATCGCAACTCGATCCTCGATGCGGAAGGCGAGATGCCGCAGGCGATGAGCCTGATGCCGCTGTTCAAGGGCTGCGTCGTGTGGACGATTCCGATGAACAAGCTGAGCTACAGCCTGCCGCATCGCTACTCGGCGGTGATCGCGTCGCAATACGACCAGGCGGCGACGTTCATCTACGGCGGCCTGACGCAGCACGGCGACGTGACCGGCAACTTCTGCGCGGACATCAACGGCAACGGGCAGGGCGCGCGCAGCCACGCGGACGGCGAGCATTCGATCTCGCCCGTGTTCGGTTTCATGTGCGACACCGGCGAGCACGAGATCGCGGAAGAGGACACGCCGATCATCCGCCTCGGTGCGCAGCGGCTCGCGAAGGACCGGATCGGCTGGGGCAAGTATCGCGGCGGGATGGGCTACGAGCAGATCGCGACCGCGCGCGGTTCCGGGCTGTGGGGCTTCATGACCGGCTGCGAGGGCTCGAAGTTTCCGTCGGCGCAGGGGCTGTTCGGCGGCTATTCGTGCCCGAGCTACCAGCTGATGAAGATCAAGGGCATCAACATCTTCAAGGTGCTCGAGGAGAACCCGAAGGCCGTCGACACGTTCGACATCGTCGAGCTGATGAACAAGCGGCCGATTCCGGGCGCGCAGTACAGCAGCCACGACATGGGCATGACGTTCGAGATCTGCAACGAGGGCGAGATCTACATGATCTGCCAGGGCTCGGGTGGCGGCTATGGCGACGTGCTCGAACGCGATCCGGCGCTCGTGATGAAGGACTTGCGCGAGGAGCTGATGTCGCACGAGAACGCGCGCGACATCTACAAGGTCGTCTACGACGAGGAGACGCTCGTCGTCGATGTCGAGGCGACGGCGGAAGCGCGGGCGGCCGAACGGCTCGCACGGATTGCGCGCGGCAAGCCGTTCGACGCGTTCTGCGACGCCTGGGTGACACCGGAGCCGCCGGCGACGCTGCCGTACTTCGGCAGCTGGAACGACCGCACCGAGATCTACGCGACGACGCTGGGCCAGCGCGTCAGGATGCCGGCGGACGCGATCCAGGGCGCCTTCATGCTCGATCCGAAGGATGTCCGCATCGCGGAGCTGGAGGCGCAGCTGGCCGACAAGGCGGCGCAGGCATAA
- a CDS encoding acetoacetate--CoA ligase, with amino-acid sequence MVNEGELLWTPGETSVRGSHLARYLDWLATDRDLAFADYDALWRWSVREPDAFWASIWQWYGVQYDGSARRVTDGAPMPHTRWFPDARVNYAEHVLQNAAHAGAAPAFHYASETRPLQTMSLAELASQVRRVATRLRDLGVVPGDRVVAYLPNVPECAVAMLATTAIGAIWSSAAIDFGVRTVVDRFQQIAPKVLIAADGYHFGGKVFDRRREVAEIARALPSLQTLVWLPNVADAMPADATSLPCAVHAWDALLAGPDVPADTFRFERVGADHPLWIVFSSGTTGLPKAIVHGHAGILAEHLKLMHLHVDLHPGDVMFFYSTTGWMMWNLLVASLLTGASAVLYDGSPMHGGPECLWRLAADAGATCFGGSPTFVQMMEKSGIEPGRQFDLSALRSVLLSGAPSTPETFAWFYRNVKQDLWVTSQSGGTELCSGLVGAVPSLPVHAGEIQARMLGMAVDVWNDDGQPVVDEVGELVVTQPAPSMPIFFWNDDGGARYRESYFETFPGVWRHGDFMRITRDGGCYIYGRADSTLNRYGVRIGSAEIYRVVEEIDEVADSLVVCCELPGGGFFMPLFVRLRNGETLDDTLRARIAERLRTLCSPRHVPDTMVAMEQIPYTLTGKKMEVPVRKILMGRPVEQAASRDAMANPAALDAYVAFAAEVPR; translated from the coding sequence ATGGTGAACGAAGGCGAACTGCTGTGGACGCCCGGCGAGACGTCCGTGCGCGGCTCCCATCTTGCCCGCTATCTCGACTGGCTCGCGACCGATCGCGATCTGGCATTCGCGGACTACGACGCGCTATGGCGCTGGTCGGTGCGCGAGCCCGATGCGTTCTGGGCGTCGATCTGGCAATGGTACGGCGTGCAGTACGACGGCTCGGCGCGACGCGTGACGGACGGCGCGCCGATGCCGCATACGCGCTGGTTTCCGGATGCGCGCGTGAACTACGCGGAGCATGTGCTGCAGAACGCTGCGCATGCGGGTGCGGCGCCGGCCTTTCATTACGCTTCCGAAACGCGACCGCTGCAGACGATGTCGCTTGCCGAGCTTGCGAGCCAGGTGCGGCGCGTCGCGACGCGCCTGCGCGACCTCGGTGTGGTGCCGGGCGATCGTGTTGTCGCGTATCTGCCGAACGTGCCCGAGTGCGCGGTCGCGATGCTCGCGACGACCGCCATCGGCGCGATATGGTCGTCGGCTGCGATCGACTTCGGCGTGCGCACGGTCGTCGACCGCTTCCAGCAGATCGCGCCGAAGGTGCTGATCGCCGCTGACGGCTACCACTTCGGCGGCAAGGTATTCGATCGCCGGCGCGAGGTCGCCGAAATCGCGCGGGCGCTGCCGTCGCTGCAGACGCTCGTCTGGCTGCCGAACGTGGCGGATGCGATGCCGGCCGATGCGACGTCGCTGCCGTGCGCGGTGCACGCATGGGATGCGTTGCTCGCCGGCCCCGACGTGCCGGCCGATACGTTCCGCTTCGAGCGGGTCGGCGCCGATCATCCGCTGTGGATCGTGTTCTCGTCGGGCACCACGGGCTTGCCGAAGGCGATCGTGCATGGTCATGCGGGCATCCTGGCCGAGCACCTGAAGTTGATGCATCTGCATGTGGACCTGCACCCGGGCGACGTGATGTTCTTCTACAGCACGACCGGCTGGATGATGTGGAATCTGCTGGTCGCCTCGCTGCTGACCGGCGCATCCGCCGTGCTCTACGACGGCAGCCCGATGCACGGCGGCCCCGAGTGTCTGTGGCGGCTCGCGGCCGACGCCGGCGCGACCTGCTTCGGCGGCAGTCCGACCTTCGTGCAGATGATGGAAAAGTCGGGTATCGAGCCCGGGCGGCAGTTCGACCTGTCGGCGCTCAGGAGCGTGCTGCTCTCCGGTGCGCCGAGCACGCCCGAGACGTTCGCATGGTTCTACCGCAACGTGAAGCAGGACTTGTGGGTCACGTCGCAATCGGGCGGCACCGAGCTGTGCAGCGGGCTGGTGGGCGCGGTGCCATCGCTGCCGGTCCACGCGGGAGAGATCCAGGCGCGCATGCTCGGCATGGCGGTCGACGTGTGGAACGACGACGGGCAGCCGGTCGTCGACGAAGTGGGCGAGCTCGTCGTCACGCAGCCGGCCCCGTCGATGCCGATCTTCTTCTGGAACGACGACGGCGGCGCGCGCTATCGCGAGTCGTACTTCGAAACCTTCCCCGGCGTATGGCGGCACGGCGACTTCATGCGAATCACGCGCGACGGCGGCTGCTACATCTACGGGCGCGCCGATTCGACGCTGAATCGATACGGTGTGCGAATCGGCTCGGCGGAGATCTATCGCGTCGTCGAGGAGATCGACGAGGTGGCCGACAGCCTGGTCGTGTGCTGCGAGTTGCCGGGCGGCGGTTTCTTCATGCCGCTGTTCGTGCGGCTGCGCAATGGCGAAACGCTCGATGACACGCTGCGTGCGCGCATCGCCGAGCGGCTGCGCACGCTATGCAGCCCACGCCACGTGCCGGACACGATGGTCGCGATGGAGCAGATACCGTACACGCTGACGGGCAAGAAAATGGAGGTGCCGGTGCGCAAGATCCTGATGGGGCGTCCGGTCGAGCAGGCGGCGAGCCGCGACGCGATGGCCAATCCGGCCGCGCTCGATGCCTACGTCGCGTTTGCCGCCGAGGTGCCGAGATGA
- a CDS encoding LuxR C-terminal-related transcriptional regulator, producing MIVTVSRNAIQRSVRHDGVDLREHKFSPPAARRGAIVRHALLERVTRLGVPHVVILHAPLGSGKSTLLRQIMEIGTAKRWTIGWLTLDENDNDPRRFETYFIALVTQMVADAGGPAPEQSPATTDNMIDWVLDRFGQIPGPIGLCIDDLQWIRDPAILRFLRDLLRALPGRCRIYIGSRNLPDIGVSTLLVAEEALVLRMEDLRFSPAESVEFMTASDDEALDAEIASFVQARTEGWPAGLQLFKLALARGNPWHTVDEMRDCGPLELVRYLSENTLSLQPPDAQVFLLKTSLLRRLNGSLCAEVTGAHHADAVLQRLEQDGLFLEALDGNPGWYRYHSLFARFLSERLGQDDPDGVLDVHRRAAHWYVRHGVPEEAMYHAVEAREYALAVRTLDEWASRLIAGAELATVAYWFDRLPLNEVLGNRSLAIKVAWALVFLRRGSPTHPLLSYLDETRAREQDGATHNPDVVLAMATMFNNDLRGAARLANIPVLHQPARDIFEAFELGAAANLLTFSAMATWHEEDIHHMLVLANSHNDHAQAAFSQGYTLALRCILQVTSGQPRLATEAPRATSGTRPWPYVNRGMAAVALAASRIWACYEADALDIGERLATQFEDEIALAAVPEFIALSMVSIARIHAARGRMIQARDTLDTLERLSFQSQWSGVREMIAWERLYFAGRSGDAARVDALLQHVTDDASPSDPVWIPITEMLSGRLLGRIRLALFRQQLDRAGELLKAALAITPARPLLSVKLHVLQALVQHRQGHTRLALRTLQGVRETASAGGCRRALLDEGAELVALLDQAPDAEMPHTAQASEQRSPTAAWYGALSQREQEILRLLCSGASNREISEKLFLSENTVKFHLKNVYLKLDVKNRAQAILKAQLDLR from the coding sequence ATGATCGTGACCGTTTCCCGAAATGCGATCCAGCGCAGCGTGCGTCATGACGGCGTGGACCTGCGCGAGCACAAGTTTTCACCACCCGCCGCACGACGCGGCGCGATCGTGCGACACGCGTTGCTCGAACGCGTGACGCGGCTCGGCGTGCCGCACGTCGTGATCCTGCACGCGCCGCTCGGCAGCGGCAAATCCACGCTGCTTCGGCAGATCATGGAGATCGGCACCGCGAAGCGCTGGACGATCGGGTGGCTGACGCTCGACGAGAACGACAACGATCCGCGCCGCTTCGAAACGTACTTCATCGCGCTGGTCACGCAGATGGTGGCGGACGCGGGCGGCCCCGCGCCCGAGCAGTCGCCGGCGACAACCGACAACATGATCGACTGGGTGCTCGATCGATTCGGGCAGATTCCCGGCCCGATCGGCTTGTGCATCGACGATCTCCAGTGGATTCGCGATCCCGCGATCCTGCGGTTCCTGCGCGACCTGTTGCGCGCGCTGCCGGGCCGCTGCCGAATCTATATCGGGTCGCGCAATTTGCCGGACATCGGCGTGAGCACGCTGCTGGTCGCCGAGGAGGCGCTGGTGCTGCGGATGGAGGACCTGCGTTTCTCGCCGGCGGAGTCGGTCGAGTTCATGACTGCGTCGGACGACGAGGCGCTCGACGCGGAGATCGCGTCGTTCGTGCAGGCGCGCACCGAAGGCTGGCCGGCCGGGTTGCAGCTGTTCAAGCTTGCGCTTGCGCGCGGCAATCCGTGGCACACGGTCGACGAGATGCGCGATTGCGGGCCGCTTGAGCTGGTGCGTTACCTGTCGGAAAACACGCTGTCGCTGCAGCCGCCGGACGCGCAGGTGTTCCTGCTGAAAACATCGTTGCTGCGGCGCCTGAACGGATCGCTGTGCGCGGAGGTGACCGGCGCGCATCACGCAGACGCGGTGCTGCAGCGACTGGAGCAGGACGGCCTGTTTCTCGAGGCGCTCGACGGCAATCCTGGCTGGTACAGGTATCACAGCCTGTTTGCGCGTTTCCTGTCCGAGCGTCTCGGCCAGGACGATCCCGATGGCGTGCTCGACGTGCACCGGCGCGCGGCGCACTGGTACGTGCGGCATGGCGTGCCCGAGGAAGCGATGTATCACGCGGTCGAGGCGCGCGAGTACGCGCTTGCGGTGCGCACGCTCGACGAATGGGCGTCGCGACTGATCGCGGGCGCGGAGCTCGCCACGGTGGCGTACTGGTTCGACCGGCTGCCGTTGAACGAGGTGCTCGGCAACCGGAGTCTCGCGATCAAGGTCGCGTGGGCGCTCGTGTTCCTGCGTCGCGGGAGCCCGACGCATCCGCTTCTCTCGTATCTCGACGAGACGCGCGCTCGCGAACAGGATGGCGCCACGCACAATCCGGACGTCGTGCTGGCGATGGCGACGATGTTCAACAACGACCTGCGCGGCGCCGCGCGTCTCGCGAACATCCCGGTGCTGCATCAGCCGGCGCGCGACATCTTCGAGGCGTTCGAACTGGGCGCGGCTGCGAACCTGCTGACGTTCAGCGCGATGGCGACGTGGCACGAGGAAGACATCCACCACATGCTCGTGCTGGCGAACAGCCACAACGATCATGCGCAGGCCGCGTTCAGCCAGGGCTACACGCTCGCGCTGCGCTGCATCCTGCAGGTCACCAGCGGGCAGCCGAGGCTCGCGACCGAAGCGCCGCGCGCGACGTCGGGCACCCGGCCGTGGCCCTACGTGAATCGCGGCATGGCGGCGGTGGCGCTTGCGGCATCGCGGATCTGGGCGTGCTATGAAGCCGATGCGCTCGACATCGGGGAGCGGCTCGCGACCCAGTTCGAGGACGAGATCGCGCTGGCGGCGGTGCCGGAATTCATCGCGCTGTCGATGGTCTCGATCGCGCGCATCCACGCGGCCCGCGGGCGGATGATCCAGGCACGCGACACGCTCGACACGCTCGAGCGCCTGAGCTTTCAGAGCCAGTGGTCGGGAGTGCGCGAGATGATCGCGTGGGAGCGGCTTTACTTTGCCGGGCGCAGCGGCGATGCGGCGCGGGTCGATGCGCTGCTGCAGCACGTGACGGACGACGCGTCGCCGTCGGACCCCGTGTGGATTCCGATCACCGAGATGCTGAGCGGGCGGCTGCTGGGACGGATCCGGCTCGCGTTGTTCCGGCAGCAACTCGACCGGGCCGGCGAGTTGCTGAAAGCCGCGCTGGCGATCACGCCGGCCCGGCCGCTGCTGTCGGTCAAGTTGCACGTGCTGCAGGCACTGGTGCAGCATCGGCAGGGGCATACGCGGCTCGCGCTGCGAACGCTGCAGGGCGTACGCGAAACGGCGAGCGCCGGCGGCTGCCGACGCGCGCTGCTCGACGAAGGCGCGGAACTGGTCGCGTTGCTCGACCAGGCGCCCGACGCGGAGATGCCGCATACGGCGCAGGCATCGGAACAACGTTCCCCTACGGCGGCGTGGTACGGCGCCTTGTCGCAGCGCGAACAGGAAATCCTGCGGCTGCTGTGCAGCGGCGCATCGAATCGCGAGATTTCGGAGAAGCTGTTCCTTTCCGAAAACACCGTGAAGTTTCATCTGAAGAACGTGTACCTGAAGCTGGACGTCAAGAATCGCGCGCAGGCGATTCTCAAGGCGCAACTCGACTTGCGGTGA
- a CDS encoding alpha/beta hydrolase → MPAFGSLPGKRVPIHSSRRARPATRTRQDLTMKSVTFKNRTWDVAADLRFPKDFDETKTYPAIVCAHPISSCKEQTSGRIYGEQLAEQGFITLAFDASTQGASGGEPRFSEDPTLRVEDFRCAVDYLVTLPFVDEKRIGVLGVCGGGGYAVNAAMTERRFKAVGTVVAANYGRIMREGDLTPDSALKALDAIASQRTAEARGAEPLLTTYIPTSKAALEQAGLTNVDIVEAVEYYTTPRGQQPGSPNKLRFSSLAPAVGWDAFHLAEHLLTQPLHIVIGGGEPGAFGSYRDGFDLYNRARSSEKTLQIVPGATHYDLYDQPAPTGQALEQLVPFFKKHLGA, encoded by the coding sequence ATGCCGGCGTTCGGCTCGCTCCCCGGGAAACGTGTCCCGATCCACTCATCGCGCAGGGCCCGACCGGCCACGCGCACACGACAGGACCTCACCATGAAATCCGTGACCTTCAAGAACCGCACGTGGGACGTGGCCGCCGACCTTCGCTTCCCGAAGGACTTCGACGAAACGAAGACCTACCCGGCCATCGTCTGCGCGCACCCGATCAGCAGCTGCAAGGAGCAGACCTCGGGCCGCATCTATGGCGAACAGCTCGCCGAGCAGGGTTTCATCACGCTGGCCTTCGACGCATCGACCCAGGGCGCGAGCGGCGGCGAGCCACGCTTCAGCGAAGATCCGACGCTGCGCGTGGAAGACTTCCGCTGCGCGGTGGACTACCTGGTCACGCTCCCCTTCGTGGACGAGAAGCGCATCGGCGTGCTGGGCGTGTGCGGCGGCGGCGGTTATGCGGTCAATGCAGCGATGACCGAGCGCCGTTTCAAGGCGGTGGGCACGGTGGTCGCAGCCAACTACGGCCGCATCATGCGTGAAGGCGACCTGACGCCGGATTCGGCGCTGAAGGCACTGGACGCGATCGCCAGCCAGCGTACGGCGGAAGCACGCGGCGCCGAACCGCTGCTGACCACCTACATCCCGACCTCCAAGGCGGCGCTCGAGCAGGCCGGCCTGACCAACGTGGACATCGTCGAGGCGGTCGAGTACTACACGACGCCGCGCGGCCAGCAGCCGGGTTCGCCCAACAAGCTGCGTTTCTCGAGCCTCGCGCCGGCAGTCGGCTGGGATGCGTTCCATCTGGCCGAGCACCTGCTGACGCAGCCGCTGCATATCGTCATCGGTGGCGGCGAGCCGGGCGCGTTCGGTTCGTACCGCGACGGCTTCGACCTGTACAACCGCGCGCGTTCGAGCGAGAAGACGCTGCAGATCGTGCCCGGCGCCACCCACTATGACCTGTACGACCAGCCCGCGCCGACCGGCCAGGCGCTGGAGCAACTGGTGCCGTTCTTCAAGAAGCATCTGGGGGCGTAA